The Ralstonia pickettii DTP0602 genome segment GCTTCAGCACGGCGGTGACGTTCTGCGCCAGCACGCGCGGCACGTTCTCGGTCAGGCCGCCGCCGGTGATATGGGCCATGCCCTTGACCGGCAGCGTCTCGATCAGCGACAGCAGCGGCTTCACGTAGATGCGCGTGGGCGCCATGATGGCGTCCTGCAGGCGCTGGCCGTGGAAGTCGGCGTTCAGGTCCGGCTTGGCCACCTCGATGATCTTGCGCACCAGCGAGTAGCCGTTGGAGTGCGCGCCCGACGAAGCCAGGCCCAGCACCACGTCGCCCGGGGTGATGGTGCTGCCGTCGATGATCTTCTTCTTTTCGACCGCGCCGACCGCAAAGCCGGCCAGGTCGTATTCGCCGTCCGGGTACATGCTCGGCATCTCGGCGGTTTCGCCGCCGATCAGCGCGCAGCCGGCCAGTTCGCAACCGCGGGCGATGCCCTGGATCACGGTGGCGGCGGTGTCCACGTCCAGCTTGCCGCAGGCAAAGTAGTCGAGGAAGAACAGCGGCTCGGCGCCCTGCACCAGGATGTCGTTGACGCTCATCGCGACCA includes the following:
- a CDS encoding phosphoribosylaminoimidazole synthetase (K01933: purM; phosphoribosylformylglycinamidine cyclo-ligase [EC:6.3.3.1]), whose amino-acid sequence is MSASPTAGQAGLSYRDAGVDIDAGDALVDRIKPFAKRTMREGVMAGIGGFGALFELSKKYQEPVLVSGTDGVGTKLKLAFQLNRHDTVGQDLVAMSVNDILVQGAEPLFFLDYFACGKLDVDTAATVIQGIARGCELAGCALIGGETAEMPSMYPDGEYDLAGFAVGAVEKKKIIDGSTITPGDVVLGLASSGAHSNGYSLVRKIIEVAKPDLNADFHGQRLQDAIMAPTRIYVKPLLSLIETLPVKGMAHITGGGLTENVPRVLAQNVTAVLKRDAWTLPPLFQWLQAQGRVADDEMHRVFNCGIGMVVIVAKEDAERAIRHLQAAGEAVWQIGEIRERAEGEAQTIVV